GGAAAGTATGTACGCCCGGGCTACATATATCGCATAGATAAAAACCAGCAAAGCATACAAAATTCCGATTCTGTCACTTTTTCTTCTATGAACTACGAGGAGCATATGTTTTATCTGCGCAGTGCGGATAGCCTTAATGGTACATTCCAACTGGATTATAGCCTGCGAGAAGATTTTCTACCTTATCAGGGGCAGATGCTTCTTAGAGATAACGCACAAACCCTAAGAGGAACAGCAGAATTAACTGTGCTTAAAAATCAGCACCTGGGTTTACAACTAACTTATCGTCAGGCGCAAAGTAAAAACGACAGTCTTTTTCTATCAGAAAACGCGATAGAGTCACAGGCAAATACTTTGATGGGTCAGCTTTCCTGGAAAGGCAGTTTGCTTAAGGGGGCTATAAACAGCGATCTTTTTTATAGCTTGGCTAATGGTAGAGAGCCTAAAAGAGAGTTCGTCTATGTACAAGTGCCGGTAGGTGAGGGGAGTTACACCTGGCGAGACGATAATGGCAATGGAGTAGAAGAGCTTGATGAATTTTATGAGGCACGTTATTTTGATGAACGCAACTATATAAGAGTATTTGTGCCTACTACAGATTATCAATTGGCTTTTACCAACAACTTTAATTATCAGCTTAAAATTCAGGGCCCGAGCAGCTGGAATAAACAGCAGGGCATCCGAAGCCTGTTAAATAGGTTTTCTAACATTACTTCCTGGCAGATAGATAAAAGAGTAAGTGATCAAAATTTGGCACAGCGTACCATCCCCTGGCTTATTAGCTCGGAAGAAAATTTGCTATCAATTACAGAGAATCTAAGATCTACACTCTTTTTTAATCGTAAACAAACTACATACGGGGCTGATCTGGGAATAAGAAATCGCCGGAGAAAGCAATTACTAAACGGAGGTTTTGAAGAACGAATTAAAGAGGCTTATGTACTTGAAGCACATTGGAATCTCAACAGACATTGGAGAGTACAGTGGGAAGCTGAGCAGGGAGAAGAAATTCAGCGCCTTGAGGTTAACAGTCAGTCAGGAAGAAACTTCCATATACAATATTACAGTTTATGGCCAGAACTTGCCTGGCAGCCTACTATGAATACGCGTATCGCAACGCGTTACACTTTTCTTCAGAAGCAGAACATACAGCATAAAAGTGAAAATGATGCGTCGGAACTATCTGATCAGCATATTGTAGGCCTAGATGTTCGCTTGAGTAAGCTAATGAGCTATAATATAAATGCAACCCTGGAGTATGTAACTATTGACTATCAAGGCCAACTAAACACCCCGATCGCCTATGAAATGCTGGATGGTTTACAGTCGGGAGCTAACATAAGGTGGACCCTTAACTGGCAACAGCAGTTGCTGGAAGGATTGCAACTTCTTATGAATTATTATGGAAGAAAATCTCAGGAAAAGCAGACTGTACATTCTGGAAGTTTAATGCTGAGAGCACTTTTTTGACCTAAAAAGAATGATTTAGTAGTTATTTTGTGGTGGTTTTCTACAAACTGTGGGTGTCAATCTACCAATTTCTGAACAGCATGGAGTAGGTTTCGTTTAACAATATATAAGAATTAGTTAAACAATTTTTTGATATAACTCTATCTTCATGTATAGCTACCGTTTTATTTTCCTTTTTTGTTTCGCATTGCTGTCAACTCCATTATTTTCTCAGGAAACACATTCCATCCAAGGCAAAATTGTGGACGCAAAAAGTGGCGATGCAGTTCCTTTTGCGCAGGTTGCCTTGTATGAGCCTGGTAGTGAGAAGCCCTACACCGGCGGAATTAGCAAGGAAAATGGTCAGTTTAGTATTAATGCTGAAGAAGGCCAATATGTACTGGAAATAATATTTGTAGGCTACGAGAACAAGAGAGTCAAAAACATACAGTTAGAAAACGAAAAGCTTAATCTGGGTAGTATAAAATTACAATCAGATACTCGCCAGCTGGAAGAGGTAGTAGTAGAAAGTAATGAAGTTAGAAGACCCGTACAGGCAGATCTGGAGGGATTAAGTATTACTCCCGATCAGACAATTTCAAATGTTGGTGGTAGCTTGCTGGATGTCTTAAGAAACACACCTTCGGTAAATGTAGGACAGGATGGTACAGTAACCATAAGGGGGAGCAGTGGTACTAATGTGCTTATTGATGGCCGTAATTCTGCCTTAGCATCTGATTTAGAGCAGATCCCTGCCAGCGCCATAGATCAGGTAAAAATTGTGAACAACCCCAATTCTAAATACGATGCAGAAGGAGCTGGCGGGGTTATTAATATACAACTGAAAAGAGGACAGGACCAGGGGACCAGTGGTAAAGCGGAGCTCACTATGGGAACCCGTTATCGTTTAAGCAGCAACCTGAGATTAAGCCACAAAAGTGAAGATTTTAATGTATACGGAGGCTATAGCTACCGCTCTTGGCCCAGAGTAGGAAATTCTCAGACCACGCGTTATACATACGATGATAACAGAAGATTAGAACAAATAGGTGATAGTGAAAGAAATGATCGCGAACATACCCTTAATCTGGGAGGAGACTACTTTATAGGCAAAAACAAACTGAGTTACGAAGGCGCCTTTAATATGGAAACTGAAAGTGATTCTGATGAAAACCAGACTCGGGTATTTAATACGCTAAACAACAGTACAGTGCTGGAATACATAAGGCAAAACAATGAAGGCGAAGAGAATTATTCGTATGACAATGCACTTATCTATGAACGACTGTTTGATCAGAATGGCAAAGAGTTCAGGTTTTCAATAAGTCACTCTATGCGCGATCAATTGGAAGACCAAAAAATAGATGTGTACTCCGGTACTATTCGTCCTGAAGGTGAGGCTCCCAATGGTGAAGAACGTTCTTTTAACGATGAATTAAGACAAACTGTAGTAGCCCAGGCAGACTATGTTCAACCTCTGGGTGAGGCCAAGCTGGAAGCGGGCTATAAATCAACTTTTCGTTCATTTGACAATGATTATCTGTACGAAGTATACAATCCTCAAAGCGAAGTGTGGATCAATCAGACAGAAGTAAGCAATCGCTTTTTATACAAAGACCAGGTACACGCTTTATATGCTATTTACTCTCGTAGCTTTGATGCCCTGGAGTTTTCTGTAGGTTCTCGCTTAGAGCAAACTTATGTAGATACCAAGCTTTACAACACTGGTGAAACTAATGAGCAGAACTACTTAAATCTATTCCCAAGTTTGCAGGCATTGTATACCCTTAATGAACTCAACTCACTTAAGTTTACTTATAGTCGTAGGATAGACCGCCCTAATGGATGGCGTCTGAATCCGTTTCCTGATATTTCAGATTCGCTCAACGTAAGGCTGGGAAACCCCGAATTACAGCCCGAATTTATTCACTCTTTAGAATTTGGGCATATGGTAAGCTTTGAAAGAGCAGATATTACCACGAATGCTTTTTTTCGCAATGTAGATGGTCAAGTAGACTATATTGTTAGAATAGAAGATGGAATATCGTACCGCCAACCCACTAATCTAAATACAAGTCAGACTTATGGACTTGAGCTGATCACTACTTCTCAGCTTTTTGAATGGTGGAGCGTTAATGCGAGCTATTCAATTTTTCAAACCAATGTGGATGGTACTAATGTAGATCAGTCTTTTAATAACGATGGTGTATCGTGGAATGCTAAATTGACTACTGACCTAAGCTTGCCTTACAATATAGATTTCCAGCTTACAGGTAATTATACTGCACCAGAAATAGAAGCTCAGGGTAGAGATTTAGCCCGTTATTATACAGATATAAGTCTTCAAAGGGGCTTTCTGGATAATAAGCTTGATTTAAGTGTAAGTTTAAGAGATGTGTTTGATACGAGGAGGTTTGCCGGTGAAAATTACGGAGAGGACTTTCTCCAAACCTTTGAATATAAGAGAGAATCAAGAATATTATTAGTCAGTCTGGGTTATCAATTCTAGATTCTAATTGACAATTTTATTTGAGGGACGCTATAGGTTGGATAAGTGTATCTACATATAGCGTCCCTTCATTATATGTCTTACAAATAGTTTCCGCTTATCTAAAATAAGTTATAATCTTAGGCTGAATCCTAACCTACTTTTTGCCCGACAGAATCATATAGAATAGCTGTATAGTCAAAGTATATAAATTTATTAAAAACAACCTTTATACACAGCTAATTTAATCAAATAAATAATATATCAACTTAAAATTACTATACACAAAATGTTGTAATAAAACGGCTATCAAATTGAATATTTACAATTTTGTGATATATGAAGATTCATTGAAATTATTTCACAAAAAAATAAAATCTTAAAAACTTCATTTTATTTGCTAATAAAGCTGAACAAATTGCCATTTATAAGCGTATTTATACTGTCATTTTAAGAGTTTTTATCGTATATTAAGTGTAAGGGTTTTTTTTTAGGGATCATTGTAAGTAGCTGCACTTGCGAGTTGTATCTAACTTCTATTTTTTTAAGAGTTCCTAAAACCGTACAATTAATTTGATAATCAGCAGTATAACCAACACATTTTATATGCACAGAATCATCAATAGTTTAGCGGTCGCCGAGTATAATAAATCTCTTAGGGCGGTAGAAATTAATTTTAACGGGCAGGGTCCGTCGGCACTGTATCACGATACCATGGACATAGCTATGAATATCTCTATGATACACCAAACCAACAATTGGTTGTTTTATAAAGACGACTTCACCGATATCAGCCCAAATGCATTTATTGCTTTTGTAAGAAAGTGGTCTAAAAAAGCTTGCACTATGCACAATGCCGGCCTATCAAATAACATTTGCAAAGTTGCTTTGGTAACTTCAGCTGAATCTTATCTTTACCTCATTTCTGAACATGAGTGGCTGGAAAATCCGAAAAAGAAGTTTGGTAGTCTTCATCTGAAATTGTTTACTGAAGCGGAGCAGGCAAAAAAATTTCTAAACAATGGCTATTCTTCTCGCGTATTAATGAATAGTTGATTTTTTTAGCGAATTAGTCGCAAAATTTTTTTATTTTTTTTGTCTACCAATTTTTTAATTATGAACACTACTGAGACTAAAATACCTTCGTACTGGAAGCTAAGAATGGATGAGTGGAAAAATAAAGCCAGGGAACAACAGCATTTTCACGAAAATATTAGCTCATATCTTAAAAAGGTTTACCAAAAAACTGAAAAATCCTGATTAATTTTTTGAAAGGCTATTTGTGCTGATTTTGACTTTTTTCTGATCGTTAACAAATTTTCCATACCAGTAGCCGGATTCTTTAATCGTGCGTTTTTGAGAGCTAAAATCAACATGTACCAGACCAAAAGTTGGCTTGTAGCCCTCAGCCCATTCAAAATTGTCCATGAGCGTCCATGCAAAGTATCCGGCTAAAGGTACACCTTCCTGCTTAGCTCTTAGGCATTGTCTTATATACTGCTGTAAATAATATCTTCGGGGCGTGTCTTTAATCCTGCCTTTATGCCAGCTGTCTTTAAAAGCTGCTCCATTCTCAGTAATAATAATCTTTTTCAAATCATACCGCTCATGGAATAGCTTCAGAATCTGATAAATTGATTCAGGATATACCTCCCAGCCCATTAATGTTGTAGGTACATTACGCTTAGTAGCCTCTACGTGGCGAGCATGTATATAAGGGGTAAAAAGTGAGTGCCTGATGATCTCCCGAGTATAGTTCTGTAAGCCTATAAAGTCAAAGTCAAACGCCAGTGCGCTTTCGTCTTCGGGGTACATATGTCTCTCTATACGGTGCAGCGCATGAAAATAGTCCGTTGGATAACCCAAGCCCAGAGCGGGCTCAATAAAAAGACGATTGAGCAAGGCATCGGTACGATGAGTTGCATTAATATCTTTAGGCGTAGGACGATAAGGCTCCACAGGAGAGCAGGAAAAAGTAGTGCCTATTTCTGCCTGTGGGCAGAGTGACCTCAGTATTCTACCTCCTTCAGCCTGGCAAAGTGCTGCATGATGTACCGACGACAAAAATGGAATCAAGCCCTTTTCTCCAGGGGCATGTACACCCAAAAAATACCCAGCTCCTGTAAACACAAGTGGCTCATTAAGTACCATCCAGTATTTGACCATATCACCAAACTCCCGTGCGCATAATTCTACATACTCGCTAAACCAGTGAATGATATCGCGATTTTTCCAGCCACCCTTATGGCTTAGTGCTAGCGGTAGATCCCAGTGATAAAGAGTTACCCAGGGCGTAATGCTTTTTTCCAGACATTGCTCAATCAGCTTCTTGTAAAAATCAATACCTTTTTGATTAACCTGTCCGCTGCCCTGAGGTAATATTCTAGACCATGCAATTGAAAAACGGAAATTCTTAATTCCCAGCTGATTAATAATCTGTAGGTCTTCCGGGTAGCGGTGATAAAAATCACAGGCTACATTAGCATGCTGATTCTGATATATTTTACCTTTTTGTCTTACAAAATCGTCCCAGATGGATGGTCCCTTACCGTCTGTATTGTAAGCACCTTCAGTTTGGTAAGCTGCAGAAGATACCCCCCAGTGGAATGCATCTCCAAAGTCTTGTGCGCGCAATTTATAAGCTTTTAGAATGAGGGTGCAGTGCTAAATGTTTAGAAAGCACCATATCAATTATTTCTTCGGTAATATCTGGATAGTGGATCTCTAAAGATCGTCCTCCAGATACCCAATCTTCAATTTTTGGTAATTGTTTCTTTTTAAGATTTTTTAAAACCGGTATACCCAGAGTCTCAAGCGCAGCAGCATTGCAATGTTGCTCAAACTGGTTCTTCATAGGAATTACCATCAGTTTCTTGTTAAGATAGAGGGCTTCAGCCGGAGTTTCAAAACCAGCCCCACAAAGAATACCCTCGCTACTTGCCAGACTTTTAATGAAACTTTCATTATTGATGGGCTTAATTCGGATATTTTTGACTTTGTGTTTTTGCTTGGTGTGCTTAGAAAATACGTGCCATTTTACATCACTGATTTTTTTTAGTCTTTTGATGAGCTTTTCGTCATCGTAGGAGGGTAGGTAAACAGTATAATGTCCTTTATTTTTTACTTCGGCATTACGAATTTCTTTTCGGATAACCGGTGTAAAAATATTGTCATCAAAGGCGGCAAAGTGGAAACCATACTGCATGGCTGCCGGAGCATAGCGCTTCAATATCATTTTTCCGAAAGCATCCCCTTTTTTGGGCTGAGGAGAATGAGGGGCCAGTATTGCACTCTGGTGGCTCAAACTGATGCAAGGCTTCTTTTTAATTTGAGATGCCCAGGCGGTTACCGGTTCAAAGTCATTAATAATCAGGTCGTATTTCTCTACCGGAAAATGGTGTATGTCTTTCCAGAGTTGGCAGGTATTGGTTCGGCGGTATGTCTCTAGTATATCCACACCACCAGATTTGCCAAAAATAAAGCTCATGCCGCGCATTTGGTAGGTAACAGGATAGGGTAAACTCACATCAGCCTGTATACCACTGATAAGTATATCCAGATCAACTTTTTGCTGTAGCAAAGGTACAATGTCTCTTGCTCTGCTTACGTGTCCATTGCCCGTACCCTGTATCGCATAAAG
This window of the Porifericola rhodea genome carries:
- a CDS encoding TonB-dependent receptor domain-containing protein yields the protein MYSYRFIFLFCFALLSTPLFSQETHSIQGKIVDAKSGDAVPFAQVALYEPGSEKPYTGGISKENGQFSINAEEGQYVLEIIFVGYENKRVKNIQLENEKLNLGSIKLQSDTRQLEEVVVESNEVRRPVQADLEGLSITPDQTISNVGGSLLDVLRNTPSVNVGQDGTVTIRGSSGTNVLIDGRNSALASDLEQIPASAIDQVKIVNNPNSKYDAEGAGGVINIQLKRGQDQGTSGKAELTMGTRYRLSSNLRLSHKSEDFNVYGGYSYRSWPRVGNSQTTRYTYDDNRRLEQIGDSERNDREHTLNLGGDYFIGKNKLSYEGAFNMETESDSDENQTRVFNTLNNSTVLEYIRQNNEGEENYSYDNALIYERLFDQNGKEFRFSISHSMRDQLEDQKIDVYSGTIRPEGEAPNGEERSFNDELRQTVVAQADYVQPLGEAKLEAGYKSTFRSFDNDYLYEVYNPQSEVWINQTEVSNRFLYKDQVHALYAIYSRSFDALEFSVGSRLEQTYVDTKLYNTGETNEQNYLNLFPSLQALYTLNELNSLKFTYSRRIDRPNGWRLNPFPDISDSLNVRLGNPELQPEFIHSLEFGHMVSFERADITTNAFFRNVDGQVDYIVRIEDGISYRQPTNLNTSQTYGLELITTSQLFEWWSVNASYSIFQTNVDGTNVDQSFNNDGVSWNAKLTTDLSLPYNIDFQLTGNYTAPEIEAQGRDLARYYTDISLQRGFLDNKLDLSVSLRDVFDTRRFAGENYGEDFLQTFEYKRESRILLVSLGYQF
- a CDS encoding GH1 family beta-glucosidase is translated as MRAQDFGDAFHWGVSSAAYQTEGAYNTDGKGPSIWDDFVRQKGKIYQNQHANVACDFYHRYPEDLQIINQLGIKNFRFSIAWSRILPQGSGQVNQKGIDFYKKLIEQCLEKSITPWVTLYHWDLPLALSHKGGWKNRDIIHWFSEYVELCAREFGDMVKYWMVLNEPLVFTGAGYFLGVHAPGEKGLIPFLSSVHHAALCQAEGGRILRSLCPQAEIGTTFSCSPVEPYRPTPKDINATHRTDALLNRLFIEPALGLGYPTDYFHALHRIERHMYPEDESALAFDFDFIGLQNYTREIIRHSLFTPYIHARHVEATKRNVPTTLMGWEVYPESIYQILKLFHERYDLKKIIITENGAAFKDSWHKGRIKDTPRRYYLQQYIRQCLRAKQEGVPLAGYFAWTLMDNFEWAEGYKPTFGLVHVDFSSQKRTIKESGYWYGKFVNDQKKVKISTNSLSKN
- a CDS encoding glycosyltransferase family protein, which produces MKVLYAIQGTGNGHVSRARDIVPLLQQKVDLDILISGIQADVSLPYPVTYQMRGMSFIFGKSGGVDILETYRRTNTCQLWKDIHHFPVEKYDLIINDFEPVTAWASQIKKKPCISLSHQSAILAPHSPQPKKGDAFGKMILKRYAPAAMQYGFHFAAFDDNIFTPVIRKEIRNAEVKNKGHYTVYLPSYDDEKLIKRLKKISDVKWHVFSKHTKQKHKVKNIRIKPINNESFIKSLASSEGILCGAGFETPAEALYLNKKLMVIPMKNQFEQHCNAAALETLGIPVLKNLKKKQLPKIEDWVSGGRSLEIHYPDITEEIIDMVLSKHLALHPHSKSL